The Stenotrophomonas sp. BIO128-Bstrain region AAGCCTGCTGCTCCTTGAGCTGCTCGGTGGTCTGTGGCTGACCCTGAAGTACGCCTTCAAGCCCAAGTACACGCTGATGTACCCGATGGAGAAGTTCCCGCAGTCGCCGCGTTTCCGCGGCCTGCACGCGCTTCGCCGCTACCCCAACGGCGAGGAACGCTGCATCGCATGCAAATTGTGCGAAGCGGTGTGCCCGGCGCTGGCGATCACCATCGATTCGGCCAAGCGCGAGGACGGCACCCGCCGTACCACCCGTTACGACATCGATCTGTTCA contains the following coding sequences:
- the nuoI gene encoding NADH-quinone oxidoreductase subunit NuoI, with translation MNRITHYFKSLLLLELLGGLWLTLKYAFKPKYTLMYPMEKFPQSPRFRGLHALRRYPNGEERCIACKLCEAVCPALAITIDSAKREDGTRRTTRYDIDLFKCIFCGFCEESCPVDSIVETHILEYHFENRGENIVTKPQLLAIGDRLEAEIAERRAADAAFR